A single genomic interval of bacterium harbors:
- a CDS encoding phenylacetate--CoA ligase, whose amino-acid sequence MPQSFMPTFRSQEELREHQLKGLKWTVAHAYNGSSFYRERLDRAGVRPQDIQTLEDIRKLPFTTAHDLREGYPFPLLSVPLSEVVRIHASSGTTGKRKILAYTSKDLEDWIHFFARCYEMAGLSPEDRVQIAVGYGIWTAGVGFQLGCERFGAMAIPVGPGNIDMQCEFLVDLQSTVMCCTASMALLMAEEIQRRGLRDKIALRKLIYGSERSSESMRRRIAELMGLEEMFDIPGMTELYGPGTGLECQCHEGIHYWADYYILEILDPMTLQPVPEGEIGEMVVTTLCKEAAPLIRYRTRDLTKAVPGLCKCGSILPRHDRILGRSDDMIIFRAVNIYPGQIDQILSEVPEIGSEYQVILERKADGRDYMTIRVERAPELPLSDVGQIKTRIEGEIKRRLLVSATVEVVDYGSLPRSERKSKRIFDNRPI is encoded by the coding sequence ATGCCCCAGAGTTTCATGCCTACGTTCAGGAGCCAGGAGGAGCTTAGGGAACACCAGTTGAAGGGACTCAAGTGGACTGTGGCCCACGCCTACAATGGATCCTCCTTCTATAGGGAGAGATTGGACAGAGCTGGGGTAAGGCCCCAAGATATCCAAACTCTGGAGGATATCCGCAAGCTGCCTTTCACCACGGCCCATGACTTGAGGGAAGGCTATCCCTTTCCTTTGCTGAGCGTGCCCCTATCGGAGGTGGTGAGGATCCACGCCTCCTCAGGCACCACCGGGAAGCGCAAGATTCTGGCCTATACCAGCAAAGACCTGGAGGACTGGATCCACTTCTTTGCACGCTGCTATGAGATGGCAGGCCTAAGCCCAGAAGACAGAGTGCAAATCGCTGTGGGCTACGGCATATGGACTGCGGGGGTGGGCTTCCAGCTTGGCTGCGAGCGTTTCGGGGCCATGGCCATCCCGGTGGGGCCCGGCAACATAGACATGCAATGCGAGTTTCTGGTGGATCTTCAGTCCACTGTCATGTGCTGCACGGCCTCCATGGCCCTTCTCATGGCAGAGGAAATCCAAAGGAGGGGCCTGAGGGACAAGATAGCCCTCAGGAAGCTAATCTACGGCTCCGAGAGAAGCAGCGAATCCATGAGAAGGCGCATTGCAGAGCTCATGGGGCTTGAGGAGATGTTTGACATTCCGGGCATGACAGAACTCTACGGCCCGGGCACTGGGCTTGAGTGTCAATGCCATGAAGGAATCCACTACTGGGCTGACTACTACATCCTGGAGATCCTGGATCCCATGACCCTGCAGCCAGTTCCAGAAGGGGAGATCGGGGAGATGGTGGTCACAACACTTTGCAAGGAAGCGGCACCCCTGATCCGATATCGCACCAGGGATCTCACCAAAGCGGTCCCAGGCCTTTGCAAGTGCGGGTCCATCCTGCCCAGACACGACAGGATACTGGGGCGTTCCGACGACATGATAATATTCAGGGCCGTGAACATCTATCCCGGTCAGATAGATCAGATCCTTTCCGAGGTTCCGGAAATAGGAAGCGAGTACCAGGTGATCCTGGAGCGGAAGGCAGACGGAAGGGATTACATGACCATAAGGGTGGAAAGGGCGCCTGAGTTGCCTTTGTCGGACGTGGGGCAGATCAAAACCAGGATAGAGGGTGAGATAAAGAGGAGACTACTGGTGAGCGCCACGGTGGAGGTCGTGGATTACGGTTCTTTGCCAAGGTCAGAACGCAAGTCCAAGCGGATCTTCGACAACAGGCCCATTTGA
- a CDS encoding hydantoinase/oxoprolinase family protein, with product MKDASYRLGCDIGGTFTDFVLVNDTTGQLHVYKCLTTPQDPSDAIETGIRALMDSAPGYVGNLHEVVHGTTLVINAILERKGAKTGLVTTRGFRDVLELGREVRYDAYDIFAEYPAPLVPRPLRMEVDERISSSGKVLKPLNPQEARQVLQKLLEMNIESLAVCLINSFENPLHEKQIQEVLRDLSPDLPLSVSYEVLPQIREYERTSTTVTNAYVKPITGRYLGRLEERLKKLGIPGRLYIMLSSGGITSAQVAREFPVRIIESGPTAAVIASQFYGRMFGIRNLFCFDMGGTTAKSCLIQEGEAGLVSTFEVGRVQRFKKGSGLPIQVPVVDLMEIGAGGGSIARISRLGTLQVGPESAGADPGPVCYGLGGKEPTVTDADLVLGYLNADYFLGGTMPLDLQGAQEAIREKLAKPLGVSLTQAAYGIHDLINEVMGAAAKTHIAEKGGNPRLVTMVAFGGAGPVHAYGLARKIGAPKVLVPLMPGVGSALGFFTAPIAFDVARSHKVKLEDADFHGIESLFLELESEAASAIGAQRSTEGISFQRSIDMRFVGQGSETNLGIDRRPFFQFSQGEIRKLFDDTYSLLYGRTYPETPVEMVTFKVRARLPDRPFNLPHLQRGPGDLEAALKGQRMAFSMIRKEFIPFKVYDRYRLPAGAILEGPAIIEEKESTIVMGEDARARVDQHGFVWMELLGEEC from the coding sequence TTGAAAGATGCATCCTACAGGCTGGGATGCGACATAGGCGGGACTTTTACGGATTTTGTCCTGGTAAACGACACCACAGGCCAGCTTCATGTTTACAAGTGTCTTACCACCCCACAGGATCCCTCGGACGCAATTGAAACCGGGATCAGGGCCCTCATGGATTCTGCGCCCGGGTACGTGGGAAACCTTCATGAGGTGGTGCACGGAACCACGCTGGTCATAAACGCCATCTTGGAGCGCAAGGGCGCCAAGACAGGCCTTGTGACCACACGGGGCTTCAGGGATGTCCTGGAGTTGGGTAGGGAAGTTCGCTATGACGCTTATGACATATTTGCCGAGTACCCGGCCCCTCTGGTGCCCAGGCCCCTCAGGATGGAAGTGGATGAGCGCATAAGCAGCTCTGGTAAGGTTTTGAAGCCTTTGAATCCACAAGAAGCACGCCAGGTGCTGCAAAAGCTCTTGGAAATGAACATAGAGTCCCTGGCAGTTTGTCTCATCAACTCCTTTGAAAACCCTCTCCACGAGAAACAGATCCAGGAAGTGCTCAGGGATCTCAGTCCTGATCTGCCTCTTTCAGTTTCCTATGAGGTGCTACCCCAGATCAGGGAGTACGAGCGCACCAGCACCACAGTCACCAATGCTTATGTCAAGCCCATAACAGGTCGTTACCTGGGACGACTAGAGGAAAGGCTAAAGAAACTGGGGATTCCAGGCAGGCTCTACATCATGCTTTCCAGCGGAGGCATCACCTCTGCCCAGGTGGCCAGGGAATTCCCGGTCAGGATCATAGAGTCGGGTCCCACGGCGGCGGTGATCGCTTCGCAGTTCTACGGAAGGATGTTTGGAATCCGCAATCTCTTCTGCTTTGACATGGGCGGCACAACGGCCAAGAGCTGCCTGATACAAGAGGGTGAGGCTGGCTTGGTCTCCACCTTTGAGGTAGGGCGAGTCCAGCGCTTCAAGAAGGGTAGCGGTCTGCCTATCCAGGTTCCTGTGGTGGACCTCATGGAGATCGGGGCTGGAGGTGGGAGCATAGCCAGAATAAGTCGCCTGGGCACACTCCAGGTGGGGCCCGAGAGCGCAGGGGCGGATCCAGGCCCAGTCTGCTATGGGCTCGGGGGCAAGGAGCCCACGGTCACGGATGCAGACCTGGTATTGGGATACCTTAACGCGGATTATTTTCTGGGAGGGACCATGCCTTTGGATCTCCAAGGCGCACAGGAGGCCATCAGGGAGAAGCTGGCCAAGCCCCTGGGAGTCTCCCTCACCCAAGCAGCGTACGGGATCCATGACCTCATAAACGAGGTCATGGGAGCTGCAGCCAAGACCCACATAGCAGAAAAAGGGGGTAATCCCAGGCTGGTGACCATGGTGGCCTTCGGGGGGGCCGGGCCTGTGCATGCCTATGGGTTGGCCAGGAAAATAGGGGCCCCAAAAGTGCTTGTGCCTCTCATGCCTGGAGTGGGCTCAGCCCTGGGATTCTTCACCGCCCCCATTGCCTTTGATGTGGCCAGGAGCCACAAGGTGAAATTAGAAGATGCTGATTTCCATGGCATCGAATCCCTTTTCCTGGAGCTGGAGTCAGAGGCTGCCTCTGCCATAGGAGCCCAGAGGAGCACAGAAGGCATCAGCTTCCAGCGATCCATAGACATGAGGTTCGTGGGACAGGGCTCAGAGACTAATCTGGGCATAGACAGAAGGCCTTTTTTCCAGTTCTCCCAAGGGGAGATCCGAAAACTCTTCGACGACACCTACAGCCTGCTTTACGGTCGCACCTACCCTGAGACACCGGTGGAGATGGTGACCTTCAAGGTAAGGGCCAGACTCCCTGACCGGCCCTTTAACCTTCCACACCTGCAACGGGGTCCAGGTGACCTGGAGGCAGCACTCAAGGGTCAAAGAATGGCCTTTTCCATGATCAGAAAGGAGTTCATCCCCTTCAAGGTTTACGACCGTTACAG